A segment of the Halocatena salina genome:
ATTGATTCAGCGATTCCATACCTCAATGACCTAAAGAACCAAATATACTTGTTTCCTTCAATAATTCAAAGAAGTGTGGAATCTGTGAATCAATGATTCAGATAACAGAGTGGTATGATCGGCGGCACGAACAGCCTGCATTGCATCATCTACGAGAATCAACCAGCAGAATCACGACCACTATTCGAGACGGCCAACGAATGATCCTAGGAAGTCACGTTTTATACGCTGAAAAGCCGCTGCTCGATTGAGGACGGCGGTGTGATCTCCTCGGCTGGAGACGACAGCTGCTGTCCATTTGAGAGAATCAACACAGATCGCCGTGGCCAGATCGCCCGCGACAGACTCTTGTTCGCTGTACTGGCCGTTATATCCTTCGTTGTACTGTAAGAAACTTCAAAGAACACCGTACACTGACGCGAGAATGACTAGCATCGCCAGCAGACCGAGCACAAAAAACCCAATATTCGCGTACGGATTTGCCGCTGGTATATACGCGACGTTGTACTGGCGCTCTGAAAACGGACGGAACGGCTGCAAGCCCATTGGCGTGATGATATCCCCGAGGAGATGGGTCACAATTCCACCGGCCCCAACAGCGAACCCGATGAGAGCCATCGTTGGAGCGTCGTACATCAGCAGCCGATCCCCCCACCACGCGGCAGGCGTCTCAGCTGATGTCGCTGCAGTCGAGAGCCCTGTCGCAATCGGGGGGAGGATATACTCACCAGCAGCCCACCCTATACCCGCGCACACAGCGCCGACGAGAACCACTGCGACCAACGAGTGACTCGTCCCGCGGTGCTTGAGCCAACTGATTCCCTGGTCTTTGTCGGGGAGCCCCTGAATCACCAAGATCCCCGAGAGCAACAGCGCCAGAATCGGCCGATCGGGAAGTAACCCGTAGTACATGGGGGCGAGGACCAGTAACCCGATCCCGAAGTGTCCTCGTTTGTACATCCTACTCACTCACCACGGTCATCACTCGAGTCCTGAAACGTAAACAACAGCTGCATTCGATCAGCGTCTTCGACTGGAAGGTGGTCAGCATGCCGTCACTGCCCTCGCTCAGTTCGGATGGACATATCACAGATAGCACAGCACACCATAATGCGACTGCTCATCATTCAAACGCTCCTCCCGGACGTTGTGTCCATATCCAAACGAAGGTGATCCACAGCGACGGCTGCCGACGTAAGGTACCACGCAGCAATCCGCCGGACGGAGACGTTATGGATCGTCATCCTCCACCCCATCAGCGACCGGGTGACGATCACCGGTCTCATAGACGGTCTCACCGACGGTGATCGGCGTGTCAAGTGCTTCACTCAATCGTTTGAACTGCTCAATGGCGAGATCATCACTCACTGGCCGTGGGTCATCAACGAGTTCGTACACGCCGCTTCCTTCAATGTTCCGGGCATGCCCGTGTTCGGCTAGTCGGCCAAGTCGTCGGTTGGTGTACTGCCGGGAACCCTCCGCAACCGAGCGCTCGG
Coding sequences within it:
- a CDS encoding metal-dependent hydrolase produces the protein MYKRGHFGIGLLVLAPMYYGLLPDRPILALLLSGILVIQGLPDKDQGISWLKHRGTSHSLVAVVLVGAVCAGIGWAAGEYILPPIATGLSTAATSAETPAAWWGDRLLMYDAPTMALIGFAVGAGGIVTHLLGDIITPMGLQPFRPFSERQYNVAYIPAANPYANIGFFVLGLLAMLVILASVYGVL